The window TAATAGTCAATATCGTATTGTATTTGTAACCGCAATGTGGTTAACAGGTTTTGATGCACCTGCAGTATCTACGTTGTACTTAGATAAGCCATTACAAAATCATACATTAATGCAGACCATTGCCCGAGCTAATCGTGTTTTTGAAGGAAAAAAGAATGGTTTGGTTGTGGATTATTTTGGTGTTTTTAGAAACCTAAAAAAAGCCTTAGCAGATTATGCTGAAGGAACTAAAGGGAAGAGTGTAGCTGATGATGGTGATGAGTTTCCTGTAAAAGAATTTGAAGATTTATTGGCACTTTTAGATCAAGCAGTTGTTGAGACTAAAATGTATTGCAAAGGTTTAGGAGCAGATATAGATGCTATTTTAAACTTAGGGGAAAGAGGTTTTAAAGAAGTGGAACTGTTTCAAGAATATGCAAACATAATACTTGAAAAGGATGAGTATAAAAAGCAATTAAGCTTATTTGTAAACACAATAGTTAGTTTGTACGATTCCGCAAAACCAGAAATTTATGGTTTTCCTAAAATTAAAAAAGCTAGGGATGTATTTGAGTATTTACGTAAAGTTGTTGACAGACATGTAGATCAAGATGAAGCCATTGAAAGAGCTAAAAAGAACTTAAATACTTTGTTAGATACTAGCGTAGTAGGGAAAGGGGATTTACAAGATCAAACGCATGATTATATCATTGATAACTCCAAACAAATAGATTTAAGTAAACTTGATTTTAACAAGCTAAGAGCAGAGTTTCCTGAAAAGAAACACAAGAATATTGAGTTTGCTGATTTGCGAGAATTGATGGAAGTTAAGCTAAAACAAATGTTGGCTCAAAATAAAACTAGAGGTTCGTTTTTAGAACGTTTTGAAAAAATTATAGAAGACTATAATTCGGGAAGCTTATCTATAGAAGAAGCCTATGAGGATTTAATGAAGCAAGCCGAAAATATGTCAGAAGAACAAGAGCGTGCTGCAAAAAGCGGAATGACAGAAGAGCAACAAGAACTTTTTGATTTGTTAAAGAAAGAGAAGTTATCAAAAGAGGAGGAAAAAAAGGTTAAACTAGCTGCTACTGAATTGTTGACAATTATGTTTGATGCAAATAATAAAATTTTAATTCAAGAATGGCACAAAGAAAAAGCTACTCAAGAAATGGTAAAAAATGAAATTCGTAAAATATTAGGAGGAAGTTTGCCTGAGAAGCCATACGGAAGAGAAGAGTTTGGTGAAAAAGTGGACCTTACTTTTCAGCATTTTTATGAATTAGCAGAGCTAGGAAGGGGGTTTGCTGCTTAAAATCGTATAATTAATTAATAAAATATTACCCATGCAGTTACACTGCATATAAGCAAAATATATTTGCAGAGTTCTTTGAAAAACCTAAACAAAAGTATTGATCGCGTATGCTGGTTTAATTAGTAATAATTAAACAACGATCGGCATATATTCTAATCGTGTATTCGATTAGAATAAGAATGTTAATTATTAATTAGTCCACAATGTTTAAAACACAAAAAATGGTTTAATTTTTAAATAGATAGCATTATATTATTTATATATTATTTAGTTCTATTATTATTATTATTATTATTATTATTTAGATCTATTTATATTAAGTTTAAAATCATACAAAAAGAATAGACGTTTAGGTTTTTCTAGAATTTTATAACTATGAAACTAGAAAAACAACATACAGAGCAGATAATAAAGCAATTTAAAGCCTTAAGGACTAAGGATGATTTGGTGGTATTAATCAATAAAGTTAATTTAATCTTATATGGAGATAAGTTTATATCCTTAACTGTTAAGGGACTTAATTATTATGCTAATCCAGAATATAGTGATAAAAGATATTCGAGTTTTTCTATCAAAAAGAAAAGTGGAGGAGAGCGCATTATAAATGCACCTGTAAATGGATTAAAGCATATTTTAAGGCCTTTAAATATTATTTTAAACAGTATTGCCATGCCTCATGCTAAAGCTACAGGTTTTGTGCTAGGTAAGTCTATAGTAGACAATGCTCAAGCGCATGTTGGATACAACTATGTTTATAATATTGATTTAAAGGATTTTTTCCATTCTTTTGATAGAAATAGAGTAAAGTTAGGGTTTATCTGTGCCCCTTTTAATTTAAACGGTCTTCTAGAACCTATAGCTTTTTTATTAGCATCATTATGTACACATCCTTTTGAAATTGATGGGGTTATTAATACGGTTTTACCTCAAGGAGCGCCAACGTCTCCAACAATTACTAATATACTTTGTGTAAAGCTAGATAGACGATTAAATGGTTTAGCAAAACGTTTTAAAGCTAATTATACCCGGTATGCTGATGATATCACATTTTCATGTAATGTAAATATTTTTAAAAATGATGAGTTTTTAAAAGAGCTGAATAGGATTATCGCAGAAGATCAAAACTTAATTTTAAACGATAAAAAAACGCGTTTACAGCAAACAGGAAATCGTCAAGCGGTAACTGGTTTAACAGTAAATACTAAAGTTAATGTTAACTCTAAATACATTAAGCAATTACGTATGTGGTTGTATTATTGGGAAAAATACGGTTTTAATAAAGCAGAATCCATTTTTCTAAGAGACTACGCTGTTGAGAAAGGACAATTGAAAAAAGGCAAACCTAATTTTAAAAGTGTTTTAGGAGGGAAGTTGGAATATTTAAAAATGGTAAAAGGTTTTAATGATAGC is drawn from Psychroserpens sp. NJDZ02 and contains these coding sequences:
- a CDS encoding reverse transcriptase domain-containing protein is translated as MKLEKQHTEQIIKQFKALRTKDDLVVLINKVNLILYGDKFISLTVKGLNYYANPEYSDKRYSSFSIKKKSGGERIINAPVNGLKHILRPLNIILNSIAMPHAKATGFVLGKSIVDNAQAHVGYNYVYNIDLKDFFHSFDRNRVKLGFICAPFNLNGLLEPIAFLLASLCTHPFEIDGVINTVLPQGAPTSPTITNILCVKLDRRLNGLAKRFKANYTRYADDITFSCNVNIFKNDEFLKELNRIIAEDQNLILNDKKTRLQQTGNRQAVTGLTVNTKVNVNSKYIKQLRMWLYYWEKYGFNKAESIFLRDYAVEKGQLKKGKPNFKSVLGGKLEYLKMVKGFNDSTYLKLNTRFTKLSKTESKLEQTLKAWENNGIEKAMEIYKLAKIN